The following proteins are co-located in the Micromonospora viridifaciens genome:
- a CDS encoding alkaline phosphatase PhoX: protein MTSSPISRRAMLRGGAAGALGIVVAGNLDVIAGPAAARAAARPAVGYGELVPDPAGLLALPPGFSYTILAQAGVTLLESGQPTPSDADGTGCFLGREGSVLVNNHEIGGSEPFPVPALPGLTYDPGARGGTTTIEVDAQGRPLREYVSLAGTHNNCAGGITPWGTWLSCEETEQKAGGRYLKDHGYTFEVDPHDRAANQDPVPLKFLGRYAHEAVAVDPYTHSIYLTEDAGGPNGLYFRWTPPAGFRGGKGALRALAQRPDGDTAGSLQAMKCFLGSQHVADLSEATTPGTRYKVEWVDVPDRDAKTVSVRKQFTDEQVTRSRKLEGAWWADGGAYFVASFARHSDGSTNEHDGQVWFYDPRTETVTLKTIFGVNQNPDEEAGNYDGPDNITVSPYGGVILAEDGEGLSHLVGVTAEGKAYPLARNELNGSEFTGPTFSADGQTLFACIQSPGFVFAITGPWGRPSNAALASTVPARPV, encoded by the coding sequence GTGACCTCCTCTCCCATCTCCCGGCGGGCCATGCTGCGCGGTGGCGCGGCTGGTGCCCTTGGCATCGTGGTGGCGGGCAACCTCGACGTGATCGCGGGGCCGGCGGCGGCGCGGGCCGCGGCCCGTCCGGCGGTCGGCTACGGCGAGCTGGTGCCGGACCCGGCCGGCCTGCTGGCTCTGCCGCCCGGCTTCTCGTACACGATCCTGGCGCAGGCCGGCGTGACCCTGCTGGAGTCCGGACAGCCGACCCCGAGCGACGCCGACGGCACCGGCTGCTTCCTCGGCCGTGAGGGCTCGGTGCTGGTCAACAACCACGAGATCGGCGGCAGCGAGCCCTTCCCGGTGCCCGCGCTGCCCGGCCTCACCTACGACCCGGGCGCCCGGGGCGGCACCACCACCATCGAGGTGGACGCCCAGGGCCGGCCGCTGCGCGAGTACGTCAGCCTGGCCGGCACCCACAACAACTGCGCCGGCGGCATCACCCCGTGGGGCACCTGGCTGAGCTGCGAGGAGACCGAGCAGAAGGCCGGCGGGCGGTACCTGAAGGACCACGGGTACACCTTCGAGGTCGACCCGCACGACCGGGCCGCCAACCAGGACCCGGTGCCGCTGAAGTTCCTCGGCCGGTACGCGCACGAGGCGGTGGCGGTGGACCCGTACACCCACTCGATCTACCTGACCGAGGACGCCGGCGGCCCGAACGGGCTCTACTTCCGGTGGACCCCGCCGGCCGGCTTCCGCGGCGGCAAGGGCGCGCTGCGCGCGCTGGCCCAGCGCCCCGACGGGGACACCGCGGGCAGCCTCCAGGCGATGAAGTGCTTCCTGGGCAGCCAGCACGTCGCCGACCTGTCCGAGGCCACCACGCCGGGCACCCGCTACAAGGTGGAGTGGGTGGACGTGCCGGACCGGGACGCGAAGACCGTCTCGGTGCGCAAGCAGTTCACCGACGAGCAGGTGACCCGCAGCCGCAAGCTGGAGGGTGCCTGGTGGGCCGACGGCGGCGCGTACTTCGTGGCCAGCTTCGCCCGGCACTCCGACGGCAGCACGAACGAGCACGACGGGCAGGTGTGGTTCTACGACCCGCGGACCGAGACGGTCACGCTGAAGACCATCTTCGGCGTGAACCAGAACCCGGACGAGGAGGCCGGCAACTACGACGGACCGGACAACATCACCGTGTCCCCGTACGGCGGGGTGATCCTGGCCGAGGACGGCGAGGGCCTGTCGCACCTGGTCGGGGTGACCGCGGAGGGCAAGGCGTACCCGCTGGCCCGCAACGAGCTGAACGGCAGCGAGTTCACCGGGCCGACGTTCAGCGCGGACGGGCAGACCCTGTTCGCCTGCATCCAGTCCCCGGGCTTCGTCTTCGCGATCACCGGCCCGTGGGGCCGGCCGAGCAACGCCGCCCTCGCTTCGACCGTTCCGGCTCGGCCCGTCTGA
- a CDS encoding FtsK/SpoIIIE domain-containing protein: protein MGRLATVYEQAVACHRQAVRRWEAARRALAAAGPVAPGSPELVARLARLGAELAAPAPGAARPAATPVPVRLGEATTLDGGFPVLVPLAGGTHLAVDTDARDPRVGELLRNLVVRLLAAAPAGTVRVAGLDPAAFGAAFLPLRPLLDAGLLAPAATTAAEITALLDEAERHARAAQRAARDDQELLLLVAASAPPPRELARLAALTHAGPGAAVCVLLAGYPAAGPGDAPPLGATTQLRLNDRYALVGDPPGQPFSADGTGLAAPVVLDGDPSHATVTGLAGRLGPATRRAAAVTFTDLLPARRWAESSGDGLRTVLGRAGRQLQLGASDAAPLRQLQFGASDAAPRPEAVAGAVGREPVTVAFDDATPHWLVGGRTGAGKTVFLLDVLYGLAARYSPAELQLYLLDFKEGVSFTEFVPTERDPSWLPHARAVGIESDREYGVAVLRELRAEATRRATLLKRHGVTKLADLPPNARPPRIVTVVDEFHVLFAGNDALARQAVDLLEELARKGRSYGLHLVLASQSTSGIEALYGRAETIFGQFPLRVALPGGGGVLDPVNDAAKALPVGTAVVNTAGGAAGANTEVRFPDAHAARADLAALRQELFEARPAGSPPPAVFRGYETPRLVDDPAWAGLRPGDDPPIALLGRTVDVAGSSAAVRLDPVPGRHLAVVGTAAAGADVLRSATLSLARQHAPGTARFLFAPLAPGTTDLADDLAMTLAAAGHPARRLDTPALRAQLAELAADPAPRDGRTYLVGFGMDVASSALGAADPATFRTGHDDLRAVLRQGPAHGVHLLGWWRGLRRLGEDLGGTQNRDDVACLVALNVPGADLGLHLGVPNLDYTPRDGRALLVDRHDQRTSLIVPFVGDGEDR, encoded by the coding sequence GTGGGCAGGCTCGCAACGGTGTACGAGCAGGCGGTCGCCTGCCACCGCCAGGCGGTACGCCGGTGGGAGGCCGCCCGGCGCGCGTTGGCCGCCGCCGGGCCGGTGGCCCCCGGCAGCCCCGAGCTGGTCGCCCGGCTGGCCCGACTCGGCGCCGAGCTGGCCGCCCCCGCGCCCGGCGCGGCCCGACCCGCCGCCACCCCCGTCCCGGTACGCCTCGGCGAGGCGACCACCCTGGACGGTGGCTTCCCGGTGCTGGTGCCGCTGGCCGGCGGCACCCATCTCGCGGTGGACACCGACGCCCGCGACCCCCGGGTGGGCGAGCTGCTGCGGAACCTGGTGGTGCGGCTGCTCGCCGCCGCGCCGGCCGGCACGGTCCGGGTCGCCGGCCTCGACCCGGCCGCGTTCGGCGCCGCGTTCCTGCCGCTGCGCCCGCTGCTCGACGCCGGGTTGCTCGCCCCGGCGGCCACCACCGCCGCCGAGATCACCGCGCTGCTGGACGAGGCGGAGCGGCACGCCCGGGCCGCCCAGCGGGCCGCCCGGGACGACCAGGAGCTGCTGCTGCTCGTCGCCGCGTCCGCCCCGCCGCCCCGGGAGCTGGCCCGGCTGGCCGCGCTCACCCACGCCGGCCCCGGCGCGGCGGTCTGCGTCCTGCTCGCCGGCTACCCGGCCGCCGGCCCGGGCGACGCGCCGCCGCTCGGCGCCACCACCCAGCTCCGGCTGAACGACCGGTACGCGCTGGTCGGCGACCCGCCCGGGCAGCCGTTCAGCGCGGACGGCACCGGTCTGGCCGCCCCGGTCGTGCTCGACGGCGACCCGTCGCACGCCACCGTCACCGGGCTGGCCGGGCGGCTCGGCCCGGCCACCCGCCGGGCGGCGGCGGTCACCTTCACCGACCTGCTCCCGGCCCGCCGCTGGGCCGAGTCCTCCGGAGACGGGCTGCGCACCGTGCTGGGCCGGGCCGGGCGACAACTCCAGCTCGGCGCGTCTGACGCCGCGCCGCTACGACAACTTCAGTTCGGCGCGTCTGACGCCGCGCCGCGACCTGAAGCCGTCGCTGGAGCCGTCGGCCGGGAGCCGGTCACCGTCGCTTTCGACGACGCCACCCCGCACTGGCTCGTCGGCGGGCGGACCGGCGCCGGGAAGACGGTGTTCCTGCTCGACGTGCTCTACGGCCTGGCCGCCCGCTACTCCCCGGCCGAGCTCCAGCTCTATCTGCTCGACTTCAAGGAGGGGGTCAGCTTCACCGAGTTCGTCCCCACCGAGCGCGACCCGTCCTGGCTGCCGCACGCCCGCGCCGTCGGCATCGAGTCCGACCGCGAGTACGGCGTCGCCGTGCTGCGCGAGCTGCGCGCCGAGGCGACCCGCCGGGCCACCCTGCTGAAGAGGCACGGCGTCACCAAGCTCGCCGACCTGCCACCGAACGCCCGGCCGCCCCGGATCGTCACCGTGGTCGACGAGTTCCACGTGCTGTTCGCCGGCAACGACGCGCTCGCCCGGCAGGCCGTCGACCTGCTCGAGGAGCTGGCCCGCAAGGGCCGTTCCTACGGCCTGCACCTGGTGCTGGCCAGCCAGAGCACCAGCGGCATCGAGGCCCTCTACGGCCGGGCCGAGACCATCTTCGGCCAGTTCCCGCTGCGGGTGGCGCTGCCCGGCGGCGGTGGCGTGCTCGACCCGGTCAACGACGCCGCGAAGGCGCTCCCGGTGGGCACGGCCGTGGTCAACACCGCCGGCGGCGCCGCCGGTGCGAACACCGAGGTCCGCTTCCCGGACGCGCACGCCGCCCGCGCCGACCTGGCGGCGCTGCGGCAGGAGCTGTTCGAGGCCCGGCCGGCGGGCTCGCCGCCCCCAGCCGTGTTCCGGGGGTACGAGACGCCGCGGCTGGTCGACGATCCCGCCTGGGCGGGGCTGCGGCCCGGCGACGACCCGCCGATCGCCCTGCTCGGCCGGACCGTCGACGTCGCCGGCAGCAGCGCCGCCGTCCGCCTCGACCCCGTGCCCGGCCGGCACCTGGCGGTGGTCGGCACCGCCGCCGCGGGGGCCGACGTGCTCCGGTCGGCCACCCTCAGCCTGGCCCGGCAGCACGCCCCCGGCACGGCCCGCTTCCTGTTCGCCCCCCTGGCCCCCGGCACCACCGACCTCGCCGACGACCTGGCGATGACCCTGGCCGCCGCCGGCCACCCGGCACGCCGGCTCGACACCCCGGCCCTGCGCGCCCAGCTCGCCGAGCTGGCCGCCGACCCCGCCCCGCGCGACGGCCGGACCTACCTCGTGGGGTTCGGGATGGACGTCGCCTCGAGCGCGCTCGGCGCCGCCGATCCGGCCACCTTCCGCACCGGGCACGACGACCTGCGGGCGGTGCTGCGCCAGGGACCGGCGCACGGGGTGCACCTGCTCGGCTGGTGGCGGGGCCTGCGCCGGCTCGGCGAGGACCTCGGCGGTACGCAGAACCGCGACGACGTGGCCTGCCTGGTCGCGCTGAACGTGCCCGGCGCCGACCTCGGCCTGCACCTCGGCGTGCCCAACCTCGACTACACCCCGCGCGACGGGCGGGCCCTGCTGGTGGACCGGCACGACCAGCGGACCAGCCTGATCGTGCCGTTCGTGGGCGACGGAGAAGACCGGTGA
- a CDS encoding DUF6244 family protein: MSAAQIIARLAAAQQKLDEARAKTAAAAQDAAEARALVAGALEGVAAGPLLGVIDAYRQALAQAAQGGDPARQHVQETIARVQALGN, translated from the coding sequence GTGAGCGCAGCACAGATCATCGCCAGGCTGGCGGCGGCTCAGCAGAAGCTGGACGAGGCGAGGGCCAAGACGGCGGCCGCGGCCCAGGACGCCGCCGAGGCGCGGGCGCTGGTGGCCGGCGCGCTGGAGGGCGTGGCCGCCGGCCCGCTGCTCGGCGTGATCGACGCCTACCGGCAGGCGCTGGCCCAGGCCGCCCAGGGCGGTGACCCCGCCCGGCAGCACGTGCAGGAGACCATCGCCAGGGTCCAGGCGCTGGGGAACTGA
- a CDS encoding lipase family alpha/beta hydrolase — protein MLLRKILAVITTVAALLVPAAAAQAATPASSATAALTAADAATPGRTVAAAASANPVIVVGGLIGVSIAYEPIAARLRADGYRVWIYQLPGLGVGDIRDSARALSSYVDQVRAATGAAKVDLVTHSEGGLVSRWYTKFLGGADKVDHYVSLGTPQHGTYVANIMNFVGLGSCAGVVACQQMTIGSDFLASLNAGDDTPGAVRWTTVRTWQDELVRPVDNAMLADGATNVLVQAWCPLRVVGHVGLVLDGTTYTVVRQALAGAAIRPDCFAI, from the coding sequence ATGCTGCTCCGAAAGATCCTGGCCGTCATCACCACCGTCGCCGCCCTGCTCGTGCCGGCCGCCGCCGCCCAGGCCGCCACCCCGGCCAGCTCCGCCACCGCCGCCCTCACCGCGGCCGATGCCGCCACCCCCGGCCGTACCGTCGCGGCCGCCGCCTCGGCCAATCCCGTCATCGTCGTCGGCGGGCTGATCGGCGTCTCCATCGCGTACGAGCCGATCGCCGCCCGGCTGCGCGCCGACGGCTACCGGGTGTGGATCTACCAGCTGCCCGGGCTGGGCGTCGGCGACATCCGTGACTCCGCCCGCGCGCTGTCGTCCTACGTGGATCAGGTGCGCGCCGCCACCGGCGCGGCCAAGGTGGACCTGGTCACCCACTCCGAGGGCGGCCTGGTCTCCCGCTGGTACACCAAGTTCCTGGGCGGCGCCGACAAGGTGGACCACTACGTCAGCCTTGGCACCCCGCAGCACGGCACCTACGTCGCGAACATCATGAACTTCGTCGGGCTGGGCAGTTGCGCCGGCGTCGTCGCCTGCCAGCAGATGACGATCGGCTCGGACTTCCTCGCCAGCCTCAATGCCGGGGACGACACCCCGGGCGCGGTCCGCTGGACCACCGTCCGCACCTGGCAGGACGAGCTGGTCCGCCCGGTCGACAACGCCATGCTCGCCGACGGCGCCACCAACGTGCTGGTCCAGGCGTGGTGCCCGCTGCGCGTGGTCGGCCACGTCGGGCTGGTCCTCGACGGTACGACGTACACCGTCGTCCGGCAGGCGCTCGCCGGCGCCGCCATCCGGCCCGACTGCTTCGCCATCTGA
- a CDS encoding YciI family protein, with protein sequence MAGAPRVDFALDTYECIVLYPGPSGRALPEETVQRLQAEHLRHMGALQRRGVILVAGSVAGPAREPDPPIGFGLARTGSVDDVRSVMEADPAVQAGLYRVDVLTFLCPAGSLEFPLVKAQS encoded by the coding sequence ATGGCCGGAGCTCCGCGGGTCGACTTCGCGCTCGACACGTACGAGTGCATCGTGCTCTACCCGGGGCCGTCGGGCCGGGCCCTGCCAGAGGAGACGGTGCAGCGACTGCAGGCCGAGCACCTGCGGCACATGGGGGCGCTGCAGCGGCGGGGCGTCATCCTGGTCGCCGGCTCGGTGGCCGGCCCGGCCCGGGAGCCGGACCCGCCGATCGGCTTCGGCCTGGCCCGCACCGGCTCGGTGGACGACGTGCGCAGCGTCATGGAGGCCGACCCGGCGGTGCAGGCCGGGCTCTACCGGGTGGACGTGCTGACCTTCCTCTGCCCGGCCGGCTCGCTGGAGTTCCCGCTGGTTAAGGCGCAGAGCTGA
- the pyk gene encoding pyruvate kinase yields MGVTRRAKIVCTLGPATSSPERIRGLVEAGMNVARLNFSHGSHADHEAVYRLVREAAEASGRAVAVLADLQGPKIRLGKFADGPHEWRTGDSVVITGDDILGTKDRVSCTYRKLPQEVKPGDRLLIDDGRVAVEVSDVTGNDIRCLVTEGGNVSNNKGVSLPNVAVSVPALSEKDAEDLRFALGLGVDLIALSFVRSPEDIKLVHAIMAEEGVQRPVLAKVEKPEAVDHLEAIVLAFDGVMVARGDLGVELPLDQVPLVQKRAVQLCRENAKPVIVATQMLDSMIENSRPTRAEASDVANAVLDGADAVMLSGETSVGKYPVLTVSTMAKIVQTTESGSIRVPRLQHDPRTHGGALTVGASSIARAIGAKALVAFSQTGDTVKRLARLHCDLPLLAFTPVPEVRNQLALSWGVETFLMPFVAHTDDMFRQVDQALLGLNLANPGDYVVIVAGSPPGTPGSTNTLRVHQLGSLVDAASARALA; encoded by the coding sequence ATGGGCGTGACACGCCGCGCGAAGATCGTCTGCACACTGGGCCCCGCCACCTCGTCCCCCGAGCGCATCCGGGGCCTGGTCGAGGCGGGCATGAACGTGGCGAGGCTCAACTTCAGCCACGGCAGTCACGCCGACCACGAGGCGGTCTACCGGCTCGTGCGGGAGGCGGCCGAGGCGTCCGGGCGGGCCGTCGCGGTGCTCGCCGACCTCCAGGGCCCGAAGATCCGGCTCGGCAAATTCGCCGACGGCCCGCACGAGTGGCGCACCGGCGACTCCGTGGTGATCACCGGGGACGACATCCTCGGCACCAAGGACCGGGTCTCCTGCACCTACCGCAAGCTCCCGCAGGAGGTGAAGCCCGGCGACCGGCTGCTGATCGACGACGGCCGGGTGGCGGTCGAGGTCAGCGACGTCACCGGCAACGACATCCGCTGCCTGGTCACCGAGGGTGGCAACGTCTCCAACAACAAGGGCGTCTCGCTGCCGAACGTGGCGGTCAGCGTCCCGGCCCTGTCGGAGAAGGACGCCGAGGACCTGCGCTTCGCCCTCGGCCTGGGCGTCGACCTGATCGCGCTCTCCTTCGTGCGCTCGCCCGAGGACATCAAGCTGGTGCACGCGATCATGGCCGAGGAGGGCGTGCAGCGCCCGGTGCTGGCCAAGGTCGAGAAGCCCGAGGCGGTCGACCACCTGGAGGCGATCGTGCTCGCCTTCGACGGCGTCATGGTCGCCCGCGGCGACCTCGGCGTCGAGCTCCCGCTGGACCAGGTGCCGCTGGTGCAGAAGCGCGCCGTGCAGCTCTGCCGGGAGAACGCCAAGCCGGTCATCGTGGCCACCCAGATGCTCGACTCCATGATCGAGAATTCGCGCCCGACCCGCGCCGAGGCCTCGGACGTGGCCAACGCGGTGCTCGACGGCGCGGACGCGGTGATGCTCTCCGGCGAGACCAGCGTCGGCAAGTACCCGGTGCTCACCGTGAGCACCATGGCCAAGATCGTCCAGACCACCGAGTCCGGCTCGATCCGCGTGCCGCGGCTGCAGCACGACCCGCGTACGCACGGCGGTGCGCTCACCGTCGGCGCCTCCTCGATCGCCCGGGCCATCGGCGCCAAGGCGCTGGTCGCCTTCTCGCAGACCGGCGACACCGTCAAGCGGCTCGCCCGGCTGCACTGCGACCTGCCGCTGCTGGCGTTCACCCCGGTGCCCGAGGTGCGCAACCAGCTCGCCCTCTCCTGGGGCGTCGAGACGTTCCTGATGCCCTTCGTCGCGCACACCGACGACATGTTCCGCCAGGTCGACCAGGCGCTGCTCGGGCTCAACCTGGCCAACCCCGGCGACTACGTGGTGATCGTGGCGGGCAGCCCGCCCGGCACCCCCGGTTCCACCAACACGCTGCGCGTGCACCAGCTCGGCTCGCTGGTCGACGCCGCCTCCGCGCGGGCGCTGGCGTGA
- a CDS encoding acyl-CoA thioesterase: protein MSEPAATGQAAVDQLLEVLDLAHTGEMTFRGMSPPVGPQRVYGGQVAGQALVAAGRTVDPERFVHSLHGYFVRPGDPAEPIEYQVENVRDGGSFSVRRSVAFQHDKPIFFMSASFQRQEEGLDHQAPAPLDVPGPDEVPTMADRLSRYPERLGVLAQIPRPIEARYVGEPGWVRPGDRPAEPHQRVWMRVDGKLPEDPLLHACALAYASDLTLLDSVLSVHGEVWGPGGVVGASLDHALWFHRPFRADEWFLYDCWSPSASGARGLATGRMFTTDGRHIASAVQEGLLRRVGA from the coding sequence GTGAGCGAGCCGGCGGCGACCGGCCAGGCCGCCGTCGACCAGCTCCTGGAGGTGCTGGACCTGGCGCACACCGGCGAGATGACCTTCCGGGGGATGAGCCCACCGGTCGGCCCGCAGCGGGTGTACGGCGGCCAGGTCGCCGGCCAGGCCCTGGTCGCCGCCGGTCGCACCGTCGACCCGGAGCGTTTCGTGCACTCCCTGCACGGCTACTTCGTCCGCCCCGGCGACCCGGCCGAGCCGATCGAGTACCAGGTGGAGAACGTCCGGGACGGCGGCTCCTTCTCGGTACGCCGGTCGGTCGCGTTCCAGCACGACAAGCCGATCTTCTTCATGTCGGCCTCGTTCCAGCGGCAGGAGGAGGGGCTGGACCACCAGGCGCCGGCGCCCCTCGACGTGCCCGGCCCGGACGAGGTCCCGACGATGGCCGACCGGCTCTCCCGCTACCCCGAGCGGCTCGGCGTCCTGGCGCAGATCCCCCGCCCGATCGAGGCCCGCTACGTCGGCGAGCCCGGCTGGGTGCGCCCCGGCGACCGGCCCGCCGAGCCGCACCAGCGGGTCTGGATGCGCGTCGACGGCAAGCTGCCCGAGGACCCGCTGCTGCACGCCTGCGCCCTGGCGTACGCCTCGGATCTGACCCTGCTCGACTCGGTGCTGTCCGTGCACGGCGAGGTCTGGGGGCCCGGGGGAGTGGTGGGCGCGAGCCTGGACCACGCGCTCTGGTTCCACCGGCCGTTCCGCGCCGACGAGTGGTTCCTCTACGACTGCTGGAGCCCGTCCGCCTCCGGCGCCCGCGGCCTGGCCACCGGCCGGATGTTCACCACCGACGGCCGGCACATCGCCAGCGCCGTCCAGGAGGGGCTGTTGCGTCGGGTCGGTGCCTGA
- a CDS encoding RrF2 family transcriptional regulator yields the protein MRLSARVDYALRAAVELAAVASGARAGRSRPVTAEQIARAQEIPPKFLESILLQLRRGGIVHAQRGPEGGYWLARPATEISLAEVIRVIDGPLAHIRGQRPEQLGYQGAARALQEVWIALRASEREILELVTIADVASGQLPGRINDLAADPSAWT from the coding sequence ATGCGTCTCTCCGCCCGGGTCGACTACGCCCTCCGCGCGGCCGTCGAGCTGGCCGCGGTGGCCAGCGGCGCGCGCGCCGGCCGAAGCCGACCGGTGACGGCCGAGCAGATCGCCCGGGCCCAGGAGATCCCGCCGAAGTTCCTGGAGAGCATCCTGCTGCAGCTGCGCCGGGGCGGCATCGTGCACGCCCAGCGTGGCCCCGAGGGCGGCTACTGGCTGGCCCGGCCCGCCACGGAGATCTCCCTGGCCGAGGTGATCCGGGTGATCGACGGGCCGTTGGCGCACATCCGCGGCCAGCGCCCCGAGCAGCTCGGTTACCAGGGAGCGGCCCGGGCGCTGCAGGAGGTCTGGATCGCGCTGCGAGCCAGCGAACGCGAGATCCTCGAGCTGGTCACCATCGCCGACGTGGCCAGCGGCCAACTGCCCGGCCGGATCAACGACCTCGCCGCCGA